Part of the Sodalinema gerasimenkoae IPPAS B-353 genome is shown below.
CCCAGTAATCCTAGGGGTAAACCAATCAGCAATGTCCAACCCATGCGCCTCAACCGAGCCTCATACTCATTCAGAGATTGTCCGACTTGGATATACCCCCAGGGATCTTGAGACTGAGTTTTCAAAAATACGGAGACTTGGCGATAGGAGGTTCCCTCAGGGGTGACAATCGTCATCCAGGGATCGACCCCGAAACCATCTGCCAATAGTTCTGGCGCTTGCCCCACCGTGGCAATGAGTTGACCCGAGGGATCTACCAAACGGATATAGTAGTCGTCCTGTTGTACCACACCCGCCAGATGCCGTTCCCCAAGGGAAGAGGACTCGAAACAATCCAGCTCACGCACACAAACTAATCCAGGCAGAAAATCCTGAATCATCGGTTCAATCTGTCCCGGTTCTTCTAACGCCGGTTCGATACCATCATGAAGCGTTCCCGCCACGCTCCCTAACTTACGATTGAGGGAGAGCCAATGGTCTTGAGCCAGGACGGTATAGAATCCTAGACCACAGAGACTTAAAATTACCCCCATGATCAGGGTGTACAGTCCTGCTAGACGTTGCCGAGTCAGCAAAAAGACGTGATGGCGATTCATTGAGGAACCCGTAGACAATAGCCAATGCCATGCACGGTTTCAATTAACCCTTCACCGTGGTACTGTCTGAGTTTCCGTCGTAGCAGCCGCATTTGTGCCGGAACCACATTACTGGTGGGGTTAGCTTGCATGGACCAGACTTGATTCATAATCTGATCGCGGCTGAGGATTTGATTGGGATGCTGCATCAGATATTCTAAAAGCTGAAACTCTTTAGCGGTCAAAGCAATAGCGTGAGACTGTCCTTGGGCATCGCGGAGGGTAATGCTGAAGGTTCCATAGTCTAGGGTAAGGTTACCGAGGGTCAGGTGCTGGGGTTTTAGGGATTGCGATCGCCGTTGTAAGGCCCGCACCCGTGCTAACAATTCGGCATTGCTAAAAGGTTTGACGAGATAATCATCCGCCCCAGCATTAAGTCCTGCCACTTTATCGGCGACCTGGTCTTTTGCCGTCAGCATCAACACCGGCAGACTGTTGTTTTGCTGACGTAACCGTTGACAGAGTTCGAGTCCCGACAACCCCGGTAAGAGCCAATCCAGGATGGCTACCGCGTAATGGGTCCAACCCTGTTGCAGATACTCCCAAGCGGTGTCTCCATCTTGCAACCAATCCACCACGTATTTTTCCCGAACTAACAGTCGTTCGAGAATTGCGCCGAGATCGGGTTCATCTTCGACTAATAGGATTCGCATAACCGTAAGAGTCTGAGGTTTAGCTGACACCCGGACGCGGATTTCATAGCAATTTTATTTGACCTTGCTAAGTTCCCAGAGAGAGGTAATTAACCGACTCTGTATGGGTTTTTCAGCTTTTCAATATATCATTAAATCACTTCTAAATCTAGGTCACACTCCCCTTATTGCCCCACTGCTCCAGGCTAAAGCCTAGTTGTCCTTTACAGAAAACATCGCCATGAGATCAGCTACCCAAACAGCCATATTGATTGTGCCAGGCATGGGGAGTAACCACTGTGCCGGGTTGGTCAGCACCTCTCTGAATCGCCTCGATGGGGTGAGCCAGGTGCGCACTCAAATTACTGACCATGAAGTAACAGTGACCTTTGACGCCCAGCAGTTGACCCCTGAAGACTTGCGCCAGGCTGTGGAACAGGCAGGCTATGACGTTGCCCAGGTACGCAGTGCTACTGAAGGCCAACAGTTGGTCTTGACCGTGCCGGGGATGGGCAGCAACCACTGTGCCGGGCTGGTGCGTACCTCCCTGGAGCGGTTAGCGGGCGTGAGTGAGATCCAACCTCGGGTGCCGGATCGGCAGGTGCTGGTCAGCTTTGACCCCCAACAGGTGGGGGCCGATGCCTTGCGCCAGGCGGTAGAGCAGGCGGGCTATGAGGTAGCCCAGGTAGCCCCAGTAGGAGAACCTGAGGCAGCAGATGAGGACATCGAAACGGCCTATCTCAAGGCGGCCAAGGGTAAGCTGACCCTGGCGGCGGTTCCCACAGCGATCATCATGGGGCTGATGCTGGTGCATATGTTGTGGGTCGAGATTCCGGGTTATTTGTTGATTGTGGCAGTGCTGGCCTTTCCAGTGGTGTTTGTGGCGGGGGCCAGCACCCATCGCTCAGCGAAACGATCCCTGCTCAATCGCACCGCCAATATGGATGTGCTGATCAGCATGGGCAGTTTACCTCCCTACCTGATTGGGTTGGTGGGGTTTGTCTATCCCATGACCTCATTTATGGAGATGGCCTCCACCATCATGACCTTTCATCTGCTGGGACGCTATCTAGAAACCCTGGCCAAGGGGCAGGCTTCTCAAGCGATTCGGGCATTGCTGACCTTGGGAGCTAAGACCGCGCGGGTCCTGCGGAACGGGGACGAGGTGGAGGTGCCCGTGCAGGAGTTGGCTGTGGAGGATGTGATGGTGGTGCGTCCTGGGGAGAAAATTCCGACCGATGGGGAGATTGTGGAGGGCACAAGCCACATCGATGAATCCTTAGCCACAGGGGAATCGGTGCCGGTGGAAAAGGGGCCAGGGGAGATGGTAATGGGAGCAACCCTGAACCAGGAAGGGCTGTTGCAGGTCAAAGCCACCCGAGTGGGGTCAGATACCTTTTTGTCCCAAGTGATTCGCCTGGTGAAGGAAGCCCAAGGCTCCCAGGTGCCAATTCAGGAATTTGCTGACCAGGCCACGGCCTATTTTGTGCCGGTAGTGATGGGGATTGCCTTACTCACTCTACTAGGGTGGTGGTTTTTTGCCGAGACTCTACGGCCAATTTTAGAGTGGGGTGCGAGCTTTCTGCCTTGGGTGGATCCAACATTGAATTCGTGGCTGCTGGGAATTTTGGCTGCGATCGCCGTTCTGGTGATTGCCTGTCCCTGTGCCCTAGGGTTAGCCACTCCCACCGCCTTGATGGTGAGTTCTGGCATGGGGGCCAAACGGGGCGTGCTGATTCGCTCTGGGGACGCGATTCAAGTGATGAAGGATATTCGCACGGTGGTGCTGGATAAAACCGGCACCATCACCCAGGGGAAACCGGCCCTAACCGATGTACAAGTGATTGGATCCAACTTGTCCCGACAGCAGTTACTGCGGGCCGCCGCCAGTGTAGAAGCAGGCTCCGAGCATCCCCTGGGGCAGTCGATTGTCCAGGGAACCCGAGACGAAGGGATAGAGATTCCCACCGTCAGTCAGTTCCAGTCCCTCACCGCCCGAGGGGTGCAGGGATTGGTCGAGGGTGAGCTAGTACGGGTGGGCAGTCGCCGCCTGCTACAGGAGGCTGGGATCTCTCCCCAACCCCTCGAAGCCGCCCTGGCTGAGCTAGAGGCCCAGGGCAAAACTGCCATGGCCGTGGCTATTGGCGACCAAGCCACTGGGGTGATCGCCGTTTCGGATACGGTCAAGGCTGACTCTAAAGCAGCCATTGCCAGCTTTAAAGCCCAGGGAATTACCCCGGTGATGGTGACGCGACAACGAACGAACCGCCCAGGCGATCGCCAACGAAGTGGGGATTGACCGGGTGCTGGCGGGGGTGCTACCCGAGGGTAAAGTGGACGCCATCAAGCACTTACAGCGCAAACATGGCAAGGTGGCCATGGTGGGTGACGGTATTAACGACGCACCCGCCCTGACCCAGGCAAATGTAGGCATTGCCATCGGGGCTGGGGCCGATGTGGCGATCGAGGCCGCTGATGTCACCCTGGTACAGGGGGAACTCTCCAAGGTAAACGAAGTGTTTCAGCTCTCCCGGGCCACCTTCGGCAAAATCGTGCAGAACCTGTTTTGGGCCTCCATCTACAATCTATTAGCGATTCCCATCGCGGCTTTGGGTCTCCTGCATCCGATGATTGGGGTGGTGGCTATGACCGCCAGTTCGCTCTCAGTAATTGGCAACTCGATGCTGCTGAAGCGATTGACGTTTGAAGAGCCATCTAAGAGTTGACAAACTCTAACTCAACAAATGTCAATTTTCCTCCCCGCTCTGAAGAGGCGGGGCTTCCAATCTCCCGACTATTCTCGTGAGACAGTTCTCATGGCATTGAGAGTTGCAAACTGTCTCAACAAATGGTCTAACCTGCTCCCTACAGGTCATACCACTCCTGTCGCCAAGCTTCCATTTGGTCGATTTCAGCCTGCTGAGCACTAATGATGTCGTCGGCGAGGTCTTGCATTTCAGAGCGATCGCTCTTTTCCTGTAAGTCCTGGGCCATCTCAACAGCGCCCTCATGGTGGAGAATCATGGCGTTGATAAAGCGCAAGTCAAACTCTTCATCTGCCGGTCCGAGATCCATATCCATGCGCATGGCCGCAGCCATCTCATCACTCATGGCCATGTCGTGGTCCATCTCCTCATGGTACATAACCGGTTCTTCGGGAGCCTCAGGATACCACTCTTCTCGCCATTCCCGCATCTGGGCAATTTCCCGCTCCTGTTCGGAAATAATGTCCGTCGCCAACTGGATAATTTCGTCTCGCTCGGAGTTTTCTAACGCGGCCTCAGCCATCACAATTGCCCCTTCATGATGCACAGTCATGGCGTCGATGAAGCGTAAATCATAGGTAGCATCGGCGGGTCCGAGATCCATATCGTGCATCATGTCCTCGTGGGCCTCCATCATGCACTCGTGGTCATCCACCATACATCCATGACCATTCATCATACCTTCATGGTCATCCGTCATGCCTTCATGACCATTCATCATGTCTTCATGGTCTTCCATCATGGCATTGGGATCACCGGCGGCCGTATCTTGGGGTTCCTCGGCGCACCCCCCTAGCAAGCCACCTAAGGGTAATAGACCCGCTACCGCTATTCCCCAAAAAAGATTATTGCGTCGTATCATGAGTCGCTCTCCTAACTATCGTTTCAAAGCCTGGGGTTGAGGGGGACAATACACCCAAAACGGGGACAATAC
Proteins encoded:
- the rppA gene encoding two-component system response regulator RppA; translated protein: MRILLVEDEPDLGAILERLLVREKYVVDWLQDGDTAWEYLQQGWTHYAVAILDWLLPGLSGLELCQRLRQQNNSLPVLMLTAKDQVADKVAGLNAGADDYLVKPFSNAELLARVRALQRRSQSLKPQHLTLGNLTLDYGTFSITLRDAQGQSHAIALTAKEFQLLEYLMQHPNQILSRDQIMNQVWSMQANPTSNVVPAQMRLLRRKLRQYHGEGLIETVHGIGYCLRVPQ
- a CDS encoding DUF305 domain-containing protein produces the protein MIRRNNLFWGIAVAGLLPLGGLLGGCAEEPQDTAAGDPNAMMEDHEDMMNGHEGMTDDHEGMMNGHGCMVDDHECMMEAHEDMMHDMDLGPADATYDLRFIDAMTVHHEGAIVMAEAALENSERDEIIQLATDIISEQEREIAQMREWREEWYPEAPEEPVMYHEEMDHDMAMSDEMAAAMRMDMDLGPADEEFDLRFINAMILHHEGAVEMAQDLQEKSDRSEMQDLADDIISAQQAEIDQMEAWRQEWYDL